In the Mesorhizobium sp. M1D.F.Ca.ET.043.01.1.1 genome, ACGACCTGTTCGGGGAAGAACGAGCGGATCTCGCCCATCCATTGCGCGACGCGCGGCGCCGAGCGGCCGAGCCCGCCGCGCCGCTTGCGCTGGTCGGTGCCGGGATCACCGCTGCCATCGCCATAGAGTGCGTCGAGCGCCGCCGAAAGCCGGCGATCTTCCGCCGAGAGCGCCGAGGAGACCTCGTCGTCGGCGCCGATCGCCAGGCGCCAGCGGCGCTCTCGCGCTCCTTCCTTCGGATCGAGGTCCGGCCCAATGGTTTCATCATCCATGGCTGGACTCCCCTGCAAGCAGCTTGCCGAGGACACCAAAATGCCTGCGCCAGGCCGCACCGCCATCCGGCGCCGGCGTCAGCCCGGCGGGCAGGCTTGCCCGGCGGCCGAGCACCGCCTCGATCAGGCGCCGGCGCTCCATGCTGTCGAGATTGGAAAAGACGCGGCGCAGCAGCGGCAGATGCGCAACGAAGGCCTCCTCGTCGAGCGATGCCAGCCAGGCATCGACGGCGCCACGCAGCCCTTCGTCGTAGATCAGCCGCTGGCCGGCGCCGCTGAAGAAGCCTTCGAAGAAGGCGGCGGCATCGGCGACCGGCGTTCCCGGCGACAGGCGTCTCGCCAAGAGGTCGGCCGTGGCTTCGGCGGACAGGTGCCCGGCCTCATAGAGAAGATGCGCGGCGCAGCCGGCAACCAGCGCGGTCGAGCGCGAGGAATCGAGCACTGCCGCGAGGCCACCCCGCCAGGCCTCCAGAACATGCTCGTCCGACTCCACCAGCTTGATCGCCTCGTCGGCCTTGCGCAGCGCGCCCATCAGTGCGGCCGCAGCCTGGGCGTCGAGGTCGCGCGCGGCGTAGGGCAGCGCGATCGCGCCTTCGATGGTCAGCCGTTCCAAGAGGCCGGCAAGGCGCACCGTCTCGGTCTTGCGCGCTTCGCCGTAGCGGATGATGTCGGCAAGCGGCGGCACCGAAGCGAGAAGTTCCAGGCACTCGCTGCTGTGCGCCGCCTTCTCTTCAAGTGCGGCCAGGCCGGCTGCTGATGCCTCGTTCAGTGCCGCCGTGATGGCGCTCTGGACCAGCGTGGCCAGAGCGTCGAGCGTCGTGGCGGCGCCGATCATCTGGACGAGGCTGCCATTGGCGGCCTTCTCGATGGTTGGTCCGTAGATCAGGTTCTCGACCAGGCGAACGGCATATTCCGGCTGCCAGGCCAGCAACCAGCGCTCGCGAAACGTGCCGCGGCTGCGGCCGACATCCGTCAGCCTGCCCCAGCTCACGCCGAGCACGTTCAGCCGATGCAGCAGCGTCGACCGGAAGAGCCCGCTCTCGCTGCGCAGATCAATGGAAAGCTCCCGCTCCAGAGCTTCGGGCTTCAGGCGGGCGGCTTTCTGGTTGCGCTGCAGGTCGTCGATCAGCGGCGCGAGCGGCGTGTCGGGCGGGATCTCGCCGACATCGGCGCCGAGCAGCAGCTCGGCTTCGACCATCTTCCACAGCAGGGCCTCGCCGTTGAAGAGCGCCGCGATCGAGGCATCGCGCAATTCCTCGAAGCCGGGCTTCGGCCGCTCGCGGATCGCGGCGAGCGCCCGCGCCAGGCGTTCCGCCTCGATCAGCGAGGCGGTGGAAATCATGTGGCCCTTCGCCCGGAGCACTGCGGCGATCCTGGCGAGCCACAGGACCGAGGCGTCATGCTGTCCGCGCGTTTGCCACAGATGCTTGCACCAGCCTGGCGCGACGACGCCGGCGCCGTAGCCATAGCCCAGCGCCAGGCGCGGCGCCGTCCATGGCGCAAACGTCATCGTGGTCTTGCGCCCGCCGATGCCCTTCAGCAGCGCCTGGTCGCTCTTTTGCGTATGCGCTGCCTGTAATGCCGGAACATGCCAGGCGCCGCAGACGACGGCCAGCGGCCCATCGAATTCTTTCCGCGCGGCGGCGATCTCGAGGCGCATATGCGCCTCGCGCATGGCCTCGAACTTGACGATCGCGCCCTCGCCGTCGCGCAGCGTCGTCATGGCGTCGGCTATGGCCGCGAAGATCGGCCCGGGCTCGGGATTCTGCTCGATGATGTCCGACCACCAGCTTTCGCCGTCCTCGTAACCGGCGGCGCGCGCCAAGGTGCCGATCGGATCGCGGATACGGGTGGCGTCTTCGCCCTGACCTTCGGAGGTCTCCGCTTCGGTGGCCCCTGCTTCGGTGGCCCCTGCTTCGGTGGCATCGGCGTCGGTCGAACCTTCAGCCGCCGTCCCGGCAAGTCGCGCCGCGGACGGCAGGTCGATGAAGCGCAGCGCCGCCTTGTTGGCGACGGCCCACAGCGCCGCCTGATATTCCGGAGAGAATTCGGCGAAGGGCCAGAAGCTCGTCGCTGCCGGATCGTCCTCCGGATAGCAAAGCAGCGCCACCGGCGGCTTCATGTCGGGGCTGGCGAGCAGCGGCAGCAGCGGCGAGGCATCCGTCGGCCCCTCGATAAGCACGGCCACCGGCTGCACTTCCTGCAACGCCTTGACCAGGCTCGCGGCGGAACCAGGCCCGTGATGGCGAATGCCGAAATAGCTGATGCCGGGCTGCGTCATGGTTCAGATGGCCGCATTGAGCGCCGCGCAATAGCCGGCATAGTCCGGCCGTTTCTTCAGCACCGTCTCCAGATATTCCTCCAGCACGACCTTGTCCTGGACCGGATCCTTGACGATGGCCCCGACCAGGCTGGGCGCCAGACCTTCGGCATGCAGCTTGCCGTCGTCGAACCACGCCGCCTGGCTGAGGCCGCTGACCATGGTGGCGATCGCCTCGGCGGTCGACAGCGAGCCCGACGGCGTCTTCAGCGTTACCTTGCCGTCGGCCGTGGCGCCGGAGCGCAGCTCGCGGAAGATGGTGAGCACGCGGGCGATCTCCTCGCCGACAT is a window encoding:
- a CDS encoding DUF5682 family protein yields the protein MTQPGISYFGIRHHGPGSAASLVKALQEVQPVAVLIEGPTDASPLLPLLASPDMKPPVALLCYPEDDPAATSFWPFAEFSPEYQAALWAVANKAALRFIDLPSAARLAGTAAEGSTDADATEAGATEAGATEAETSEGQGEDATRIRDPIGTLARAAGYEDGESWWSDIIEQNPEPGPIFAAIADAMTTLRDGEGAIVKFEAMREAHMRLEIAAARKEFDGPLAVVCGAWHVPALQAAHTQKSDQALLKGIGGRKTTMTFAPWTAPRLALGYGYGAGVVAPGWCKHLWQTRGQHDASVLWLARIAAVLRAKGHMISTASLIEAERLARALAAIRERPKPGFEELRDASIAALFNGEALLWKMVEAELLLGADVGEIPPDTPLAPLIDDLQRNQKAARLKPEALERELSIDLRSESGLFRSTLLHRLNVLGVSWGRLTDVGRSRGTFRERWLLAWQPEYAVRLVENLIYGPTIEKAANGSLVQMIGAATTLDALATLVQSAITAALNEASAAGLAALEEKAAHSSECLELLASVPPLADIIRYGEARKTETVRLAGLLERLTIEGAIALPYAARDLDAQAAAALMGALRKADEAIKLVESDEHVLEAWRGGLAAVLDSSRSTALVAGCAAHLLYEAGHLSAEATADLLARRLSPGTPVADAAAFFEGFFSGAGQRLIYDEGLRGAVDAWLASLDEEAFVAHLPLLRRVFSNLDSMERRRLIEAVLGRRASLPAGLTPAPDGGAAWRRHFGVLGKLLAGESSHG